The following are encoded in a window of Mycobacterium vicinigordonae genomic DNA:
- a CDS encoding DUF190 domain-containing protein: protein MDEDALKLSAYFDERRRTGDRFLAEKLLELFEQRAIATSIVLRGIGGFGARHYLRTDQSLSLSEDPPVGIIAADNRTRIEALLDPVLALKQRGLVTLERARLLRDDVGPLELADELHEAVKLTIYVGRKERVYGMPAYIAICDLMYRRRIAGASVFLGVDGTAHGDRQRAQFIGRNADVPMMIIAVGSGAVIGRVLPELGGLLRRPLITIERVRVCKRDGELLERPHALPGTDEHGLPLWQKLMIYTSEAARRGGAPIHRALIQQLRRRKTSNGATVLRGIWGFHGDHEPHGDKFFSLVRHVPVVTLVIDTPSNIAESFDVVDELTHEQGLVTSEMVPTVVPPDSDQRGGVPPMARHRY from the coding sequence ATGGATGAGGACGCTCTTAAGCTCAGCGCCTATTTTGACGAGCGCCGCCGCACCGGAGACCGCTTTCTCGCTGAGAAGCTGCTCGAGCTGTTTGAGCAGCGTGCGATCGCGACCAGCATCGTGTTGCGCGGCATCGGCGGCTTCGGGGCACGCCACTACCTGAGAACCGACCAGTCGTTGAGCTTGTCCGAAGACCCGCCTGTGGGAATTATCGCTGCGGACAACAGAACTCGGATTGAAGCGCTGCTCGACCCCGTGCTGGCCCTCAAGCAACGGGGCCTGGTTACCCTTGAGCGAGCCCGGCTCCTGCGTGATGATGTTGGGCCCTTAGAGCTAGCAGATGAGCTGCACGAAGCCGTCAAGCTGACCATCTACGTCGGCCGCAAGGAACGTGTTTACGGTATGCCCGCCTACATCGCTATCTGCGACCTGATGTATCGCCGCCGAATTGCGGGAGCGTCGGTATTCCTCGGCGTCGACGGCACTGCGCACGGAGACCGACAACGCGCCCAATTCATTGGCCGCAACGCCGACGTTCCGATGATGATCATCGCCGTCGGCTCGGGCGCTGTGATCGGTCGGGTGTTGCCCGAACTCGGAGGGCTGCTGCGCCGACCCTTGATCACGATTGAGCGCGTCCGCGTATGCAAGCGCGACGGTGAATTACTGGAACGACCACACGCCCTGCCGGGTACAGATGAACACGGCCTACCGCTGTGGCAAAAATTGATGATCTACACCTCCGAAGCAGCACGTCGCGGCGGCGCACCAATCCATCGCGCGCTAATCCAGCAACTTCGACGGCGCAAGACCTCCAACGGAGCGACGGTCCTGCGTGGAATCTGGGGCTTTCATGGCGATCACGAACCCCACGGGGACAAATTCTTCTCACTAGTACGCCACGTACCCGTCGTCACCCTCGTGATCGACACTCCATCCAACATCGCCGAATCGTTTGACGTGGTCGATGAACTGACACACGAGCAGGGACTAGTGACCAGCGAGATGGTGCCCACCGTGGTGCCGCCCGACAGCGACCAACGCGGTGGCGTACCACCCATGGCCCGCCACCGTTACTAG
- the eno gene encoding phosphopyruvate hydratase, with product MAVQFSSISALEILDSRGRPTLRVAATLLDGHQVCSGVPSGASTGSREAVELRDHDERYAGLGVRQAVANVNGPIAELLTSRPFTSLEAVDQALQALDGTPNKARLGANAIVGVSMAAARAFAHAAGKPLWQWLAPVGVSPRLPVPHFNVINGGAHAINNLDFQEFMIAPIGAPSFSEAMRAGAEVYRQLRSTLTDRGLASGLGDEGGFAPEISCPEDVLTLLSQAIDDAGYVVGRGGVAIALDPAASAFYRDDHYQIDGRSLSSEELVDRYSAMVDRYPIWSIEDGMDEGDLRGWRKLTDALRDRVQLVGDDNLVTNPDLIAFAVRAGIGNAALIKVNQIGTVSETLEALALCREAGYGAMISHRSGETGDPFIADLAVASGCGQIKSGAPARGERVAKYNRLLEIEAAAPELPFGLAPVHRPTLRD from the coding sequence GTGGCCGTTCAATTTTCGTCGATATCTGCGCTCGAAATCCTCGATTCGCGGGGGAGACCCACCCTCCGGGTAGCCGCGACGCTGCTCGATGGTCATCAAGTATGTTCGGGCGTACCGTCTGGAGCGTCGACCGGCAGCCGGGAGGCCGTTGAACTGCGTGACCATGACGAGCGCTACGCCGGTCTGGGCGTCCGCCAGGCGGTGGCAAATGTCAACGGGCCGATCGCGGAATTGTTGACCAGCCGCCCGTTTACCTCTTTGGAGGCGGTTGACCAGGCGCTGCAGGCGCTGGACGGCACACCCAACAAGGCTCGTTTGGGCGCCAATGCGATTGTCGGCGTCTCTATGGCAGCCGCCCGGGCATTCGCACACGCTGCAGGAAAGCCGCTGTGGCAGTGGCTGGCTCCTGTCGGTGTGTCTCCCCGGCTGCCGGTCCCGCACTTCAATGTCATCAATGGCGGTGCCCATGCGATCAATAACCTCGACTTTCAGGAATTCATGATCGCACCGATTGGGGCGCCCTCGTTTTCTGAAGCAATGCGCGCCGGTGCCGAAGTGTATCGCCAACTGCGTTCGACTTTGACCGATCGCGGCCTGGCTTCCGGACTCGGGGACGAGGGCGGCTTCGCGCCAGAGATCAGTTGTCCCGAAGATGTTTTGACGTTGCTGTCCCAGGCGATTGACGATGCCGGATACGTTGTAGGTCGAGGCGGCGTCGCGATAGCGCTGGATCCGGCCGCAAGCGCTTTTTATCGCGACGATCACTATCAGATCGACGGTCGATCGTTGTCCAGCGAGGAACTGGTCGACCGCTACTCCGCCATGGTGGATCGGTACCCGATATGGAGTATTGAAGACGGAATGGACGAGGGCGATCTCCGAGGATGGCGGAAATTGACAGATGCCCTGCGCGACAGAGTGCAGCTGGTTGGCGACGACAATTTGGTGACGAACCCCGATTTGATCGCGTTCGCTGTACGTGCGGGCATCGGCAACGCCGCGCTGATCAAGGTCAACCAGATCGGGACGGTGTCGGAAACCCTTGAGGCGCTTGCCCTGTGCCGGGAAGCAGGCTATGGCGCGATGATTTCTCACCGTTCGGGAGAAACCGGCGATCCGTTCATCGCCGACCTTGCGGTGGCGTCGGGGTGCGGTCAGATCAAGTCGGGTGCCCCGGCCCGCGGGGAACGTGTCGCGAAATACAACCGTCTTCTGGAGATCGAAGCAGCCGCCCCCGAGTTGCCGTTCGGGTTGGCCCCCGTTCATCGCCCGACTCTGCGTGATTGA
- a CDS encoding proton-conducting transporter membrane subunit, giving the protein MLIFGLGLLAAAALISACAGHRRGRVAQRRLVVTAWAANTAGAATLVIAGAYAVGGRAQRVGLGGLAGFGPAALRVDALSGLFLIVSFGVAVPALIAAAASANQPRSRLPAGIAVTLAAVAVILMADNLFVLLFGWELLTVAFYLVSGYDRALPGRAHGSVITVVFGKASGAALLMGALLLASHTHTFAFTAAVVSPRSAAGQASYALLLLGFGIKVGLVPAHIWMPRGYFAAPGPARAVIAGAAVNVGFYGMWRTLNIFGAPPVWLVCAVLIIGGVTAILGIAHAAVNPDLATLISWSSVENAGMITAGFGAALVGAAANEPKLVAAGLIAGTAQVMAHALGKTLLFVSASTIEHATATTELDRLGGIIRRLPWAGTGLVIGSLTLAGLPLTAGFASEWFTLESLMQQFRFRSLAMQLSTAVTGALIALTIGIAGVTFVRVVALTAFGPSRINEPPLIPAAARVDRQWPYRFGVATLVIGCLGTAAVAPLQVGLIARGLRPIVGDQAASANADPWVLQPVFADFSALSPTWLWIVLPVMSVLIATCAAAFAGRNPFRARAVAPWSSASPGVDRGVGYTSSGYANPVRNVLATVLLTRTALLETEDDPSNHQDSALRYTYRIDVVDVVERYFYRPLTRGVLVVSRTAKKLQSGRLDAYMAYMLIAVLAVLAVVIATS; this is encoded by the coding sequence ATGCTGATTTTCGGGCTCGGGCTATTGGCTGCGGCGGCGTTGATCAGCGCATGCGCAGGACACCGCCGCGGCCGCGTCGCTCAGCGTCGATTGGTCGTTACGGCCTGGGCCGCGAATACGGCTGGGGCCGCGACGCTGGTCATAGCCGGTGCCTACGCGGTGGGCGGTCGCGCACAACGAGTCGGCCTTGGCGGGTTGGCTGGCTTTGGCCCTGCGGCACTGCGCGTGGACGCGCTATCGGGGCTCTTCCTCATCGTGTCGTTCGGGGTCGCCGTCCCTGCCCTGATTGCCGCGGCCGCATCGGCGAACCAACCACGGTCGCGCCTGCCGGCTGGAATCGCCGTAACCCTGGCCGCGGTCGCGGTCATTCTGATGGCAGACAACCTGTTTGTTCTTCTCTTCGGCTGGGAGCTGCTGACCGTCGCATTTTACCTGGTATCGGGATATGACCGCGCGCTTCCGGGCAGGGCACATGGTTCCGTAATCACCGTGGTGTTCGGCAAGGCCAGCGGCGCGGCACTGTTGATGGGTGCGCTACTGCTGGCATCACACACCCACACCTTCGCCTTTACCGCCGCGGTGGTCAGTCCTCGCAGTGCCGCAGGACAAGCCTCGTATGCGTTGCTGCTATTGGGCTTCGGCATCAAAGTCGGTCTGGTGCCAGCCCACATTTGGATGCCGCGCGGATATTTCGCCGCACCCGGCCCTGCCCGTGCCGTGATCGCTGGTGCTGCCGTCAACGTTGGCTTCTACGGTATGTGGCGTACCCTGAATATCTTTGGGGCCCCACCGGTTTGGCTGGTATGCGCGGTGCTCATCATCGGCGGGGTCACCGCGATTCTGGGCATCGCTCACGCAGCGGTTAATCCCGATCTGGCCACCTTGATTTCATGGTCGAGTGTGGAAAACGCCGGCATGATCACCGCCGGATTCGGTGCGGCGTTGGTGGGCGCTGCGGCCAATGAACCCAAGCTGGTGGCGGCGGGACTCATCGCTGGCACCGCCCAGGTGATGGCACATGCCCTTGGCAAAACGCTGCTGTTTGTATCCGCCTCGACAATCGAACATGCAACCGCCACAACCGAGCTCGACCGCCTCGGGGGTATCATACGCCGTCTGCCCTGGGCAGGAACCGGTTTGGTGATCGGCTCGTTGACGCTGGCCGGACTTCCGCTGACCGCAGGTTTCGCCTCCGAATGGTTCACTCTCGAGTCGCTGATGCAGCAGTTCAGATTCAGGAGTCTGGCAATGCAACTGTCGACCGCCGTCACCGGCGCGTTGATCGCGCTGACTATCGGTATCGCAGGGGTGACCTTCGTACGGGTGGTTGCACTGACCGCATTTGGCCCGTCGCGCATCAATGAGCCGCCGTTGATCCCGGCGGCCGCGCGCGTAGATCGTCAGTGGCCCTACCGATTCGGTGTAGCGACTCTCGTGATCGGGTGCCTTGGCACTGCCGCGGTGGCGCCGCTGCAGGTGGGCTTGATCGCGCGCGGCCTGCGGCCGATTGTGGGTGATCAGGCCGCTAGCGCCAACGCCGACCCATGGGTATTGCAACCCGTTTTCGCGGATTTTTCTGCATTGTCACCGACGTGGCTGTGGATCGTGCTGCCCGTTATGTCCGTGCTCATCGCAACCTGTGCGGCCGCATTCGCTGGCCGCAACCCCTTTCGGGCTCGCGCCGTCGCGCCGTGGTCCTCGGCATCACCGGGAGTCGACCGCGGCGTTGGCTACACCTCATCCGGCTATGCCAATCCCGTGCGTAACGTGCTCGCTACCGTCCTGCTCACCCGAACCGCCCTCTTGGAGACTGAGGACGACCCCAGCAATCACCAAGATTCGGCGCTTCGCTATACCTATCGCATCGACGTCGTCGATGTCGTCGAGCGCTACTTCTACCGCCCGTTGACCCGCGGTGTGCTCGTTGTGTCGCGTACTGCCAAGAAGCTGCAGTCCGGGCGCCTGGACGCCTACATGGCTTACATGCTCATCGCAGTACTGGCGGTTCTGGCCGTGGTGATCGCGACATCATGA
- a CDS encoding NADH-quinone oxidoreductase subunit B family protein — protein MQLAPEWFGWEPGSDTARLTRAGLVVGDIEETDEAIVQVRAALGRRVRRLRRSVHLRHIDTGSDGSDEWEIQALTNPVYDLHRLGIFFTASPRHADILLITGIGAAGMVEPLRRTLVAMPNPTVVIAVGTDAVSGGLIGGGYTGGVGISDVVPVDVWIPGAPASPFSVLHGILLALGRVPLPAGRSAQC, from the coding sequence GTGCAACTGGCTCCAGAATGGTTCGGCTGGGAACCTGGCTCGGACACAGCGCGATTGACCCGAGCAGGGCTGGTGGTCGGGGATATCGAGGAGACTGACGAAGCGATTGTCCAGGTGCGGGCAGCCCTCGGCCGCCGCGTGCGCCGCCTGCGACGCTCGGTGCATCTGCGCCACATCGACACCGGATCCGACGGTAGCGATGAATGGGAAATTCAGGCCCTGACCAACCCGGTCTACGACCTACACCGGTTAGGGATTTTCTTCACCGCCAGTCCTCGTCACGCCGATATTCTCTTGATCACCGGGATAGGCGCGGCGGGAATGGTTGAACCGTTGCGCCGCACGCTCGTCGCCATGCCGAACCCGACAGTGGTGATTGCTGTCGGAACCGACGCGGTCAGTGGAGGATTGATCGGCGGCGGGTATACCGGCGGGGTCGGGATCTCCGACGTGGTGCCGGTTGACGTGTGGATCCCGGGCGCACCCGCCTCTCCATTCAGTGTCCTGCACGGAATTCTCTTGGCATTGGGTCGCGTCCCCCTGCCCGCAGGTCGGAGCGCGCAATGCTGA
- a CDS encoding NADH-quinone oxidoreductase subunit C yields the protein MTSATKIGAVDLPLERWRADVVGHVAAGCRFAGVYASHDTQTEQLHALLVGGSRVSCLRTRLRPDSEGSMSYSALTPDVPAAFWYERALHDLSGVVPVGHPRLDPLLLARQPGQPSPRPGQINHATLPPRIHSSAAEPCAPVDVGGGGVFTLPLGPVRSGVYESIEFLIETPGEDIPHLNIRPHYKHRGIAKRFEALPVADGILVAERVEGISSVAHALAFAHAAENLAGAIPPRRARLVRVIFAELERIANHLDVVTRLCEAAGIAIPLARFGWHKESVMRLVSALCGNRFGRSIVRVGGISAQPRLEPAEVSARLAVIVRRIRHDRDALMMDASFLDRLRGTGHLDPSLAASHGALGPVGRGSGCDDDARKRPYDGYAELPVFDGAVVDDHGDALARLRVRWGEIDIAAELIHRACDRLTPLAETAFLAPVEVVDGFTLGWAEAAQGEVLYGLEVRDGTIRRCFARSASLHNMLLFHDVFSGDIFTDFPFIEASFGLCYAGVAM from the coding sequence ATGACCTCGGCGACAAAGATTGGGGCGGTTGACCTGCCGCTGGAACGCTGGCGGGCTGACGTAGTCGGACACGTCGCCGCCGGCTGCCGCTTTGCCGGCGTGTACGCCTCCCACGACACTCAGACAGAACAACTGCACGCACTACTTGTCGGCGGTTCTCGGGTTAGTTGCCTTCGCACCCGATTGCGACCGGACTCCGAGGGATCGATGTCGTACTCGGCGCTGACACCCGATGTGCCGGCGGCATTTTGGTATGAACGAGCGCTACACGATCTCTCCGGTGTGGTGCCAGTTGGACACCCGAGGCTCGACCCGCTGCTATTGGCCCGTCAACCCGGGCAACCATCACCACGGCCCGGCCAAATCAACCATGCCACCTTGCCGCCGCGCATCCACTCAAGCGCCGCCGAACCGTGTGCACCGGTGGATGTCGGCGGTGGCGGTGTTTTCACCTTGCCGCTGGGCCCTGTGCGGTCGGGAGTCTATGAATCCATCGAATTTCTCATCGAAACTCCCGGCGAGGACATACCCCACCTCAATATCCGGCCCCACTACAAACATCGGGGAATCGCCAAACGTTTCGAAGCATTGCCGGTTGCTGACGGCATTCTGGTTGCCGAACGGGTGGAAGGAATCTCGTCAGTGGCCCATGCACTCGCTTTCGCCCACGCCGCAGAAAACCTCGCCGGTGCTATCCCGCCGCGGCGCGCGCGACTGGTTCGCGTCATCTTCGCCGAACTCGAACGCATCGCAAACCATCTCGATGTGGTGACGCGGCTGTGCGAAGCCGCGGGAATTGCCATCCCCTTGGCGCGGTTCGGATGGCACAAAGAAAGCGTTATGCGACTGGTTTCTGCGCTGTGCGGAAACCGATTTGGCCGCTCGATAGTAAGAGTCGGCGGGATCAGCGCCCAGCCACGACTGGAACCGGCCGAGGTCTCAGCACGACTGGCGGTGATTGTGCGCAGAATCCGGCATGACCGTGATGCGCTGATGATGGACGCTTCGTTTCTCGACCGGCTACGCGGAACCGGACATCTGGACCCGTCGTTGGCTGCCTCACATGGGGCGTTGGGTCCAGTGGGCCGTGGGTCGGGCTGTGACGACGATGCACGCAAACGCCCCTACGACGGATACGCAGAACTCCCTGTTTTCGACGGCGCGGTCGTCGATGATCACGGCGATGCGCTGGCCCGGTTGCGAGTCCGGTGGGGAGAGATCGACATCGCCGCTGAGCTGATCCACCGCGCGTGCGATCGGCTCACGCCGCTCGCCGAGACAGCGTTCTTGGCGCCGGTCGAGGTCGTCGACGGCTTCACACTGGGCTGGGCTGAAGCGGCTCAAGGCGAGGTGCTCTACGGCCTAGAAGTCCGCGACGGCACGATCCGCCGCTGCTTTGCCCGCTCGGCTTCCCTGCATAACATGCTGCTTTTCCACGATGTGTTCAGCGGCGATATTTTTACCGACTTCCCATTCATCGAAGCCAGTTTCGGCCTGTGCTACGCCGGGGTGGCGATGTAG
- a CDS encoding proton-conducting transporter membrane subunit — MSIILVLLVILPLISTLLCVRAPHRLAAILTAATGVVTFVLATMLVPASVGHTITALHYLRADPLSLIFLLGTCFLYATVGIYSVGYLADEERAVREQTAEEQARFARHSARFYMGLNAFAWSMICAPLVNGLALLWIAVEITTVVSALLVALDDTEGATEAAWKYVLIASSGLGIGLLATIFMYYAGAQVLGQSYDLAFDPLIAAAGQSPHTPLRLAFVLAVVGYGTKVGFFPVHTWLPDAHAEAPTPVSALLSGSLLAVSFYAILRYYQITVAALGPRFPQMVLLVFGVLSLLLAALYLLEQRDIKRLLAYSSIEHMGILAIGVSFGAPIALSGVLLHVLAHAAAKGNAFMGAGVLVRKFGTKELARMADGIGVLPWSGPLFLIAVLALSAMPPFGLFRSEFQIVSGGFAHPRNAAAAALVCLVTLAFLGLTLATTRILFRVHPTDPTATDTARIPGEPSRWMVTPVVAGVLALLVLGLAPPADLVNLLNHGASELAVGGR, encoded by the coding sequence ATGTCGATAATCCTTGTGCTGCTTGTCATCTTGCCGTTGATTTCGACGCTGCTATGCGTGCGAGCACCGCATCGCCTCGCGGCAATCCTGACCGCGGCAACCGGTGTTGTCACCTTCGTTCTGGCCACCATGTTGGTTCCAGCCAGTGTCGGCCACACCATCACCGCATTGCACTATCTGAGGGCCGATCCGCTATCACTGATCTTTCTCCTCGGTACTTGTTTCCTCTATGCGACAGTCGGGATATATTCCGTCGGCTACCTCGCCGACGAAGAGCGCGCGGTACGTGAACAAACGGCCGAGGAGCAGGCCCGGTTCGCCCGCCATAGCGCTCGGTTCTATATGGGCCTCAACGCCTTCGCGTGGTCGATGATCTGCGCTCCGCTGGTCAATGGACTTGCACTCTTATGGATCGCAGTCGAGATCACCACGGTCGTTTCGGCGCTATTGGTTGCATTAGACGACACCGAAGGTGCAACAGAGGCCGCATGGAAGTACGTGCTGATCGCCTCCTCAGGTCTCGGGATTGGCCTGTTGGCAACCATCTTCATGTATTACGCCGGCGCGCAGGTGCTGGGCCAGTCATACGACTTGGCTTTTGATCCATTAATCGCCGCGGCCGGCCAATCGCCCCACACACCGTTGCGGTTGGCGTTCGTGCTTGCAGTAGTCGGCTATGGCACCAAAGTGGGATTCTTTCCCGTGCACACGTGGCTACCCGACGCGCACGCAGAGGCGCCGACACCCGTCTCCGCGCTACTGTCGGGATCGCTTTTGGCTGTGAGCTTTTATGCGATCCTGCGCTATTACCAGATCACGGTCGCCGCACTAGGGCCCCGGTTCCCGCAGATGGTGCTGCTGGTCTTCGGAGTGCTCTCACTGCTCCTGGCCGCGCTGTATCTACTTGAACAGCGGGACATTAAACGGCTGCTTGCCTATTCGAGTATCGAACATATGGGTATCCTGGCGATCGGTGTGAGCTTCGGTGCGCCGATCGCCCTTTCGGGTGTGCTGCTCCACGTGCTGGCCCACGCTGCAGCTAAGGGCAACGCGTTCATGGGCGCAGGCGTGCTGGTGCGCAAATTCGGTACCAAGGAACTGGCACGAATGGCCGACGGCATCGGAGTCTTACCGTGGTCGGGTCCCCTGTTTTTGATCGCCGTTCTGGCGTTGTCAGCCATGCCGCCTTTCGGCCTATTCCGCAGCGAGTTTCAGATCGTGTCCGGCGGATTTGCCCACCCCCGCAATGCTGCGGCAGCCGCACTCGTCTGTCTGGTCACCCTGGCATTCCTGGGCTTGACCCTCGCGACGACGCGAATTCTCTTCCGCGTGCACCCCACCGATCCCACCGCTACCGATACCGCTCGGATTCCGGGCGAACCTAGTCGGTGGATGGTCACTCCGGTTGTCGCAGGAGTACTGGCTTTGCTCGTCCTCGGGCTAGCCCCTCCGGCAGACTTGGTCAACCTGCTCAATCATGGCGCAAGCGAGCTCGCGGTCGGTGGCCGATGA
- a CDS encoding hydrogenase codes for MLALAATESVPTVYEGVANTVALIVLLLEFGMLRAALLRGQVRLYAGQSMAVSVLAAVVAFGRDVPELYVLAILSLLLKVIVVPLLVVGLLREANQEIAGSGALGVANEVLISIGVAAFGFFAVGVLGINSPVLPTAALSLSVAVILVAFILMIVRRDVVSQAIGFFSLENGVSLASLVVAAGMPLILEVAFLFDLLVAVVVFGVLMRTHHRRTQSLSTQTLDRLRG; via the coding sequence ATGCTTGCTCTCGCGGCAACGGAGTCGGTTCCCACCGTCTACGAAGGTGTAGCGAACACCGTGGCGCTGATTGTTTTGCTGCTTGAGTTCGGAATGCTGCGCGCGGCACTGCTGCGCGGGCAAGTGCGCCTTTACGCCGGACAGTCAATGGCCGTCAGTGTGTTGGCCGCCGTTGTCGCGTTCGGACGTGACGTGCCCGAACTGTATGTGCTGGCCATCTTGTCGCTATTACTGAAGGTCATTGTGGTACCGCTGCTGGTGGTGGGCCTGTTGCGCGAAGCCAACCAAGAAATCGCCGGCAGCGGTGCGCTCGGAGTGGCAAATGAGGTGCTGATCTCAATCGGTGTGGCGGCATTCGGATTCTTCGCCGTAGGTGTCCTTGGTATCAACTCCCCGGTCTTGCCCACCGCCGCGCTGAGTCTGTCGGTGGCGGTGATCTTGGTGGCCTTCATTTTGATGATCGTCCGGCGCGACGTTGTCAGCCAGGCGATCGGCTTCTTCTCACTCGAAAATGGTGTTTCGCTGGCCAGTCTGGTGGTCGCCGCCGGAATGCCGCTCATCTTAGAAGTTGCGTTCTTGTTCGACCTGTTGGTCGCAGTGGTGGTATTCGGGGTCTTAATGCGCACCCATCACCGACGGACGCAATCCCTGTCAACTCAAACACTCGACCGACTGCGGGGATAA
- a CDS encoding respiratory chain complex I subunit 1 family protein: protein MNSLSLPLIQGLQVITVAGGAPGISGFIAWLEARLQGRRGPRIMQPYFDLRKFFGKETLVPVGAGPFFRLAPLASFACYLTVPMLIPVLTSYALPLGYMGDIQGGGLILAFASFLVAVAAAETGDAYAQLSSSRAKTFAAITEPVVLLVVFTVALITTTDLPYVLGATVRSGPDQIVRPAHLLASAALFMVILYETARIPVETHTGTTEFGMIETGRPFEHSGPDLALLHWGASAKQFVLYVILLNVFVAPWGMASTTSPAAVGLAILALLAKAAVLGCLVAVIDNSYAKLRLFKITEFVSAALLLAVLAVFTLYLGGG, encoded by the coding sequence ATGAACAGCCTGTCGTTACCGCTCATTCAAGGGTTACAGGTGATCACCGTGGCCGGCGGCGCACCAGGCATAAGTGGTTTCATTGCCTGGTTAGAAGCGCGTCTGCAAGGTCGTCGCGGGCCGCGGATTATGCAGCCGTATTTCGACCTCCGGAAGTTCTTTGGAAAAGAGACTCTAGTTCCGGTTGGCGCGGGCCCGTTCTTTCGACTGGCGCCGCTGGCATCCTTCGCCTGCTACCTCACCGTTCCAATGCTGATCCCCGTTCTCACCAGCTACGCGTTACCGCTGGGCTACATGGGTGACATTCAAGGTGGGGGCCTAATTTTGGCATTCGCCAGCTTTCTGGTGGCAGTCGCCGCCGCCGAAACCGGCGATGCCTACGCGCAGCTGTCGTCCAGTCGCGCCAAAACCTTTGCGGCAATTACTGAGCCGGTGGTTTTGTTGGTGGTGTTCACCGTGGCATTGATCACCACGACTGACCTTCCTTACGTCCTAGGAGCCACCGTGCGCAGTGGCCCCGACCAGATCGTACGTCCCGCCCACCTATTGGCCTCAGCCGCTCTGTTCATGGTGATTCTGTATGAGACGGCACGAATACCTGTCGAAACACACACCGGAACAACAGAATTCGGAATGATTGAGACTGGACGCCCATTCGAGCATTCCGGACCGGACCTAGCCTTACTCCATTGGGGAGCCTCCGCCAAGCAGTTCGTCCTCTACGTCATCTTGCTTAACGTATTTGTCGCTCCCTGGGGGATGGCCTCCACCACGAGCCCGGCCGCAGTCGGATTGGCGATACTTGCGTTACTGGCCAAGGCCGCAGTGTTGGGCTGCCTGGTGGCGGTGATCGATAACAGCTATGCCAAGCTGCGGCTGTTCAAAATTACCGAATTCGTCTCGGCCGCACTGCTGTTGGCCGTCCTGGCTGTATTCACCCTCTACCTGGGAGGCGGCTGA
- a CDS encoding metallophosphoesterase family protein — protein MNRSSLPVPVSPPGQVLAHSILSPPSRIAIAGDWHADTDYAVAAIKHAAKRDATVLLHLGDLGYNFADHFLDSLDRALDSCGIVLGFVDGNHENFDRLLSWPVDADGLRPLREHIVHLPRGFRWQWAQTRCLALGGAYSIDRFLRTPGRSWWAQECITAQEAHDAGATGSADVMFCHDCPSGITVPGAARDRFGFPAQELRRSELYRVRLRSVVDLTRPARLWHGHFHHRYQALLRGDGYRTVVDGLGKNGDPIDNNMVVVNLAELGAHRLSSGAGTRPVRSDLTNRIAVG, from the coding sequence ATGAACCGATCATCATTACCTGTGCCCGTATCACCACCGGGGCAAGTGCTAGCACATTCCATCCTGTCCCCGCCGTCGCGGATCGCGATCGCGGGTGACTGGCATGCCGATACCGACTACGCCGTCGCAGCCATAAAGCACGCCGCCAAGCGCGACGCCACAGTGCTGCTTCACCTAGGAGACCTCGGCTACAACTTCGCCGACCACTTTCTGGACTCGCTCGATCGTGCGTTGGATAGCTGCGGCATCGTTTTGGGATTCGTCGACGGCAATCACGAGAATTTCGACCGGTTGTTGAGCTGGCCCGTCGATGCCGACGGACTGCGCCCGTTGCGCGAACACATCGTCCATTTGCCACGGGGATTTCGTTGGCAATGGGCCCAGACCAGATGCCTAGCGCTCGGGGGCGCCTATTCCATCGACCGCTTTCTGCGCACACCCGGACGATCGTGGTGGGCACAGGAATGCATCACGGCCCAGGAAGCTCATGACGCAGGAGCCACCGGGTCCGCCGATGTGATGTTCTGCCACGACTGTCCGAGCGGAATCACGGTTCCGGGCGCGGCGCGCGACCGATTCGGATTCCCGGCACAAGAACTTCGACGCTCCGAGCTCTACCGAGTCCGGCTGCGGTCCGTTGTCGACCTGACCCGCCCAGCTCGGTTGTGGCACGGCCACTTTCACCACCGTTATCAGGCGTTGCTGCGGGGCGACGGTTATCGCACTGTCGTTGACGGCCTCGGCAAGAACGGCGATCCCATCGACAACAACATGGTTGTGGTCAACCTAGCGGAACTCGGCGCTCACCGGCTCAGCTCCGGAGCCGGCACCAGACCTGTCCGTTCCGACTTGACCAACCGAATCGCCGTTGGTTAA